A genome region from Methanobacterium bryantii includes the following:
- a CDS encoding GNAT family N-acetyltransferase, with protein MILIFPPLVQTLKEVEEEFENHVFLKVVENEKIIGSVRALLIDPKTCYIGKLIVHPDFQNQGIGTNLMREIERIFKNCGKFELITGHKSGKNLKLYQKLGYKEFKTEKLTENLNLVYLKKINL; from the coding sequence ATGATTTTAATATTTCCCCCTCTAGTTCAAACATTAAAAGAAGTAGAAGAAGAATTTGAAAACCACGTGTTCCTTAAGGTAGTGGAAAATGAGAAGATAATTGGATCAGTAAGAGCATTACTAATTGATCCTAAAACATGCTACATTGGAAAACTCATAGTCCATCCTGATTTTCAGAATCAAGGAATTGGAACAAATTTAATGAGGGAAATAGAGAGAATTTTCAAGAATTGTGGAAAATTTGAGCTTATTACAGGTCATAAAAGTGGGAAGAATCTAAAATTATATCAAAAGCTTGGTTATAAAGAATTTAAAACTGAAAAATTAACTGAAAACTTAAATTTAGTATATTTAAAGAAAATAAATTTATAG
- a CDS encoding response regulator, which translates to MSDTTILIVEDEAMTAMNLQNWFEFWGYNAPLIACSEKTALKKVQEIKIDLVLINIELGNMNGRINFAKKVADNFDTAIVYITPYFNNEIMQHMRATKPYGCIFKPLEENQLKYTVENALYKRKIYKRFIASK; encoded by the coding sequence ATGTCGGATACAACAATTTTGATTGTTGAAGATGAAGCCATGACTGCAATGAATCTCCAAAATTGGTTTGAGTTTTGGGGATATAATGCCCCTCTCATAGCATGCTCCGAAAAAACAGCTCTTAAAAAAGTTCAGGAGATAAAAATAGACTTAGTACTCATAAACATAGAACTTGGAAATATGAATGGCCGAATAAATTTTGCTAAAAAAGTAGCTGATAATTTTGATACGGCCATTGTATATATAACCCCTTATTTCAATAATGAAATTATGCAGCATATGAGGGCTACAAAACCCTATGGATGTATATTTAAACCTCTTGAAGAAAATCAATTAAAATATACCGTTGAAAACGCTCTTTACAAAAGGAAAATATATAAAAGGTTTATTGCAAGTAAATAA
- a CDS encoding DUF2207 domain-containing protein gives MNIKHFISFVLLFIIVISLLSGIATASDQKGRSYSIPSASIDLFVEENGNLHVKEKIHYSFIGTYNGVYRDIPIKSGEKLANLKVYAEGAYCSYNVTNRMDEKSIKIFLYSDPQKSAPINDRDVDVFIEYDFVNVIKIYNDVAELQYKLWGEGWEQDVGHLTANIHLKSNNGVQYWLNPPYLVQNTTWHNQTLSITTKPIYSANWFELLMAIPSNQFLNSTPYALRFKSDIRGYLEITQKNYENELNFKTKVYSLLTILIILCALFPLFIYFKFGREPKIDYLNEYERDLPSNDPPAVINALYGSELVGDPDINGFRATIMDLIDRDYLRFNEDPSNDENSLALKITYKDPSKLKNFERDVFEFFKKFEEDRIVNLNKLKDELKKKENAKIFMHFYLNWKYHLKEELLDDETVKKVFHKKGNRYLKIYGLIGLEAAFFLVFLMGDNIPAAIYAKYAAIILGIVAIISLITPAKIPGQWTDYGRLNYEKWKKFKRYLKEFSMIKKHTPESIEVWNKYLVYATAFGIAAEVIMDMEEIFPLDQLARSAMYNFHYWGGFNAIYIGTNSGMSVGYANVGGGAGGGSGGGGGGAF, from the coding sequence ATGAATATAAAACATTTTATTTCATTTGTTTTGTTATTTATAATTGTTATTTCTTTATTATCTGGCATTGCTACTGCTTCAGATCAAAAGGGAAGAAGTTATTCTATTCCTTCTGCGAGTATTGATCTTTTTGTGGAAGAAAATGGTAATCTTCATGTAAAAGAAAAAATTCATTATTCATTTATAGGGACATATAATGGTGTTTATCGTGATATACCTATCAAATCTGGAGAAAAGTTAGCGAATCTAAAGGTATATGCTGAAGGTGCATATTGCTCTTATAATGTTACCAATCGTATGGACGAGAAGTCTATAAAGATTTTTCTTTACTCTGATCCTCAAAAGAGTGCTCCCATAAATGATAGGGATGTAGATGTTTTTATAGAATATGATTTTGTTAATGTAATAAAAATTTACAACGATGTTGCTGAACTCCAGTATAAACTATGGGGGGAAGGATGGGAACAGGATGTAGGCCATTTAACGGCTAATATTCATTTAAAATCAAATAATGGAGTACAATACTGGTTAAATCCCCCATATCTCGTCCAAAATACTACGTGGCATAATCAAACCCTGAGTATCACTACTAAACCTATTTATTCAGCTAATTGGTTTGAGTTATTGATGGCCATACCTTCTAATCAGTTTTTAAATAGTACTCCCTATGCACTGCGGTTTAAATCAGATATACGTGGATACCTTGAAATTACCCAGAAAAATTATGAAAATGAATTAAATTTTAAAACAAAAGTATACTCTTTACTTACAATTCTAATAATTTTATGTGCACTTTTTCCATTATTCATCTATTTTAAATTTGGCAGGGAGCCAAAAATTGATTATCTAAATGAATATGAGAGAGATTTGCCTTCTAATGATCCTCCTGCAGTTATAAATGCTTTATATGGCAGTGAATTAGTTGGAGATCCAGATATAAATGGATTTAGGGCGACAATAATGGATTTAATAGATAGGGATTATTTAAGATTTAATGAGGATCCTTCAAATGATGAAAATTCTCTTGCCCTCAAAATAACATATAAAGATCCATCGAAACTTAAAAATTTTGAAAGAGATGTCTTTGAATTCTTTAAAAAATTTGAGGAAGATCGTATTGTAAATTTAAATAAATTAAAAGACGAATTAAAAAAGAAAGAAAATGCAAAAATTTTCATGCATTTTTATCTTAATTGGAAATATCATTTAAAAGAAGAATTATTAGATGATGAAACAGTTAAAAAAGTATTTCATAAAAAGGGAAATAGATATCTGAAGATATATGGATTGATAGGATTAGAGGCAGCTTTCTTCCTGGTATTTTTAATGGGGGATAATATCCCTGCAGCTATATATGCTAAATATGCTGCAATTATTCTGGGAATCGTCGCAATAATCTCTTTGATTACTCCTGCAAAAATCCCTGGACAATGGACAGATTACGGCAGGTTAAATTATGAGAAATGGAAAAAATTTAAAAGATATTTAAAAGAATTCAGTATGATAAAAAAACACACTCCGGAGTCTATTGAAGTATGGAATAAATATCTTGTTTATGCCACTGCATTTGGAATAGCAGCTGAGGTTATAATGGACATGGAAGAGATTTTTCCTCTAGATCAACTAGCTAGGAGTGCCATGTATAATTTCCATTATTGGGGTGGTTTTAATGCTATTTATATTGGAACGAATAGTGGTATGAGCGTTGGTTACGCTAATGTTGGAGGCGGTGCGGGAGGTGGCTCTGGAGGGGGTGGAGGAGGAGCTTTTTAA
- a CDS encoding pyrroline-5-carboxylate reductase dimerization domain-containing protein — MSKIGFIGYGSMGSMIIEGLLSSNVIKPDEIIVSNRTKSKLEDIKKKYPEIEITDNNAYLAGKCRKIFIFVGTSAVKEVIEEVKDEISGDSHITYIAAALTMENVEGAFPGKITKVIPSLTSKVNEGVSLICHNEEVTEKEADFVNNLFSSISDVKIIDEENFEAGSDLTSCAPAFIAEIFMKFAEAGAENSNFTPAETQDMVIKTLYGTAKLLYEGNMGFEEVISRVATKGGITEEGVKILEKELPNTFDELLKTTLTKNKKIKEALNNQMIN; from the coding sequence ATGTCTAAAATTGGATTTATAGGTTATGGAAGTATGGGAAGCATGATCATAGAAGGTCTCCTATCTTCGAATGTTATAAAACCTGATGAAATAATTGTTTCAAATAGAACAAAGAGTAAACTGGAGGATATTAAAAAAAAATATCCTGAAATTGAAATTACAGATAACAATGCATATTTAGCAGGAAAATGTCGTAAAATATTCATTTTTGTAGGTACATCTGCAGTAAAAGAAGTAATTGAAGAAGTGAAAGATGAAATTTCAGGAGATTCCCATATTACATACATTGCAGCAGCTTTAACCATGGAGAATGTGGAAGGTGCATTTCCAGGGAAAATTACCAAAGTCATACCTAGTCTAACCTCCAAAGTTAATGAAGGTGTTTCTCTTATCTGTCACAACGAGGAAGTAACTGAAAAAGAAGCAGATTTTGTAAATAATCTCTTCAGCTCAATTAGTGATGTAAAAATCATTGATGAAGAAAATTTTGAAGCAGGATCTGATTTAACAAGCTGCGCTCCTGCATTCATTGCAGAGATCTTCATGAAATTTGCCGAAGCAGGCGCTGAAAATAGTAATTTTACCCCTGCCGAAACCCAAGACATGGTTATAAAGACTCTTTATGGGACTGCAAAACTTCTTTATGAAGGAAATATGGGTTTTGAAGAGGTAATTTCACGAGTAGCCACAAAAGGGGGCATTACAGAAGAAGGTGTTAAAATACTGGAAAAAGAACTGCCAAATACCTTCGATGAGCTTTTAAAGACTACTTTAACTAAGAATAAGAAAATTAAAGAGGCGTTAAACAATCAAATGATTAATTAA